One Synechococcus sp. MU1617 DNA window includes the following coding sequences:
- a CDS encoding metallophosphoesterase, which translates to MRILQLSDPHLVAADQGLVRRRPALAHFERALQVGGAMNPDLVLVTGDLCQDESWGGYVRLRRALSQHVRCPVALLPGNHDHPLLLDAVLGRTWATAPADLLVQGVRVLLLSSHRVGSAAGELGPLQLRWLAQRLQCSERRDLPLVVALHHPPIAIGDAGMDAIRLLDQACLEELLRPHRALQAVLFGHIHQHWQGSWATRPDVLLLGCPSTLSSFKAVQPCPLGRADDPGGRLLEVTPEGNVQHQVLRWSSV; encoded by the coding sequence ATGAGGATTCTTCAACTCAGTGACCCACACCTGGTAGCCGCTGATCAGGGGCTGGTGCGGAGACGGCCGGCCCTTGCTCACTTTGAGCGAGCTCTTCAGGTTGGTGGCGCCATGAACCCCGATTTGGTGCTGGTGACGGGGGACCTTTGCCAGGACGAAAGCTGGGGTGGTTATGTCCGGCTGCGGCGGGCTTTGAGCCAACACGTGCGCTGCCCGGTTGCTCTGCTGCCCGGCAACCACGATCACCCGCTGCTTCTGGATGCTGTGCTGGGCAGGACGTGGGCAACAGCTCCCGCTGATTTGCTGGTGCAGGGCGTGAGAGTGCTGCTGCTGAGCAGCCATCGGGTGGGTTCAGCTGCCGGCGAGCTCGGCCCGCTTCAGCTTCGTTGGCTGGCGCAGCGCCTGCAGTGTTCTGAGCGCCGTGATCTGCCCCTGGTGGTCGCTCTTCATCATCCACCGATCGCCATCGGTGATGCCGGCATGGATGCGATCCGGCTCCTCGATCAGGCTTGTCTTGAGGAGCTGTTGCGTCCCCATCGGGCCCTGCAGGCGGTGCTCTTTGGACACATCCATCAGCATTGGCAGGGCTCCTGGGCAACGCGGCCTGACGTATTGCTGCTTGGATGCCCCTCCACGCTCAGCAGTTTCAAAGCGGTGCAGCCCTGCCCCCTGGGTCGTGCCGATGATCCTGGGGGAAGGCTGCTCGAGGTGACGCCTGAGGGAAACGTTCAACACCAGGTGCTGCGCTGGAGCAGCGTCTGA
- a CDS encoding pectate lyase: protein MRQETVQRICGQVCVWFGVVVLGVSLYKFISAFWVDASPWPELQLGTAGLILVAGGRIFRNSAFITTLLAEKSPSARAQRAFLMLALASFIMGCVVLLKLSVQDIYRYKRLLGEGGILEYLQALILFTSAWISWLISKDLRKRLSMRLPSVVYAIISLTMLFVGLEEIAWGQILFGWKTPENIAAVNAQNQTTLHNLEFFQSHLDLNLFLVSIVLLVLVLWRPSIRWIRTNPLNGNRIANSNFFIPRYFWPLFFCAAFLSYFVATESGTEVVINIDQEWAEFLLYLAAGLNLLRTYILLSDSQPNPTH, encoded by the coding sequence GGAGACGGTGCAGCGCATCTGCGGCCAGGTCTGTGTGTGGTTTGGAGTCGTTGTTCTCGGCGTCTCTCTTTATAAATTCATCAGCGCTTTTTGGGTGGATGCTTCCCCTTGGCCTGAGTTGCAACTGGGTACCGCTGGCTTGATTTTGGTTGCAGGAGGACGAATTTTTCGAAACTCAGCATTCATAACAACACTGCTGGCAGAAAAGAGTCCTTCAGCACGAGCTCAACGAGCCTTTCTGATGCTTGCCCTCGCCTCATTCATCATGGGCTGCGTTGTTTTACTGAAACTTTCTGTTCAGGACATTTATCGCTACAAGCGTCTGCTTGGCGAAGGAGGAATTCTGGAGTATTTGCAAGCCCTAATTCTTTTCACATCCGCCTGGATATCGTGGCTCATCTCCAAAGATCTACGCAAGCGCTTGTCCATGCGCCTGCCTTCAGTGGTTTACGCGATCATTTCTTTGACCATGCTGTTTGTTGGCCTCGAGGAGATTGCCTGGGGGCAAATCCTATTCGGCTGGAAAACACCTGAAAACATCGCTGCGGTAAACGCCCAAAACCAGACAACGCTCCATAACCTTGAGTTCTTCCAGAGCCACCTCGACCTCAATCTTTTCTTGGTCTCAATCGTACTTTTGGTGCTCGTCCTGTGGCGACCTTCAATCCGATGGATACGCACAAACCCTCTTAATGGAAATCGGATTGCCAACAGCAACTTCTTCATACCGAGATACTTCTGGCCTCTCTTCTTCTGCGCCGCATTTCTGTCTTATTTTGTGGCGACAGAATCGGGAACAGAAGTGGTGATTAATATCGATCAGGAGTGGGCAGAGTTTCTTCTATACCTGGCCGCTGGTCTGAATTTATTGAGAACCTACATCCTTCTTAGTGACTCACAACCGAACCCAACCCACTGA
- a CDS encoding pyridoxamine 5'-phosphate oxidase family protein encodes MTEGISEAITEAMPPWRPLLRAAMQREGRSIAARWVQLATTGRDGAPRVRTLVFRGWAGAKQLELFSDQRSEKVKELTNDGASELCWLFPKARQQYRLRGKVELITTSEQPELCQQRWQKLSDTGRAVWGWPTPADPLDPTGEFPEQLAETAPLPKHFVVLRLHVDTVERLNLGPHPHQRTLWRADTLWREQPLNP; translated from the coding sequence ATGACTGAGGGAATCTCTGAGGCCATCACTGAGGCCATGCCCCCCTGGAGACCTCTGCTGCGCGCGGCCATGCAGCGGGAGGGACGCTCCATTGCCGCCCGCTGGGTGCAACTGGCCACAACAGGACGCGATGGTGCTCCCCGGGTGCGGACCCTGGTGTTCCGCGGCTGGGCGGGGGCCAAACAGCTCGAACTGTTCAGCGATCAGCGCAGCGAGAAGGTAAAGGAACTCACCAACGATGGAGCTTCTGAACTGTGCTGGTTGTTCCCCAAAGCCCGCCAGCAGTACCGGCTACGGGGGAAGGTGGAGCTGATCACCACCTCCGAGCAACCTGAGCTTTGCCAGCAGCGTTGGCAAAAGCTCTCCGATACGGGACGGGCTGTCTGGGGGTGGCCCACCCCGGCAGATCCGCTGGACCCCACGGGGGAGTTCCCCGAACAACTCGCTGAGACTGCGCCGCTGCCGAAGCATTTCGTGGTGCTGAGGCTCCACGTGGACACTGTCGAGCGGCTTAACCTCGGCCCACATCCCCATCAACGCACGCTTTGGCGCGCGGACACGCTCTGGCGGGAGCAGCCGCTGAACCCCTGA
- a CDS encoding TIGR02450 family Trp-rich protein → MAWRPARAWTSQSPVSGYRHFELITQGGSGPQRWVELAAVLAPSHRERVLWSELKDPTRWSSGWQSIPESDEDSSTQ, encoded by the coding sequence ATGGCCTGGCGTCCTGCTCGGGCCTGGACCAGCCAAAGCCCGGTTTCCGGTTACCGCCATTTCGAGCTGATCACGCAAGGGGGAAGTGGTCCGCAGCGATGGGTCGAGTTGGCGGCTGTGCTGGCTCCGTCGCATCGCGAACGGGTTCTCTGGAGTGAGCTCAAGGATCCAACCCGCTGGAGCAGCGGCTGGCAGTCCATCCCTGAGAGCGATGAGGATTCTTCAACTCAGTGA
- a CDS encoding chlorophyll a/b-binding protein, whose protein sequence is MATSTPNDDWFQSAAAAQIRSERFAKAELLNGRTAMIGFVVGLLTEALTGHGIVSQITFGVFGCN, encoded by the coding sequence ATGGCTACTTCAACTCCCAATGACGACTGGTTCCAAAGCGCTGCAGCAGCTCAAATCCGCAGTGAGCGTTTCGCGAAAGCAGAGCTCCTCAATGGCCGCACCGCAATGATCGGCTTTGTGGTGGGCCTGCTGACGGAAGCCCTGACAGGGCACGGGATCGTCAGTCAGATCACCTTTGGCGTGTTCGGCTGCAACTGA
- a CDS encoding histone deacetylase, whose product MPLPVVYHPHYSAPLPSTHRFPMAKFRLLHQLLLEQGVVQADQVHRPLSIARKDLESVHPRTYHEAFSRDRLTRPEQRRIGLPATRPLVQRTWLAVGGTLLTARLALERGLACHLAGGTHHAHPGFGSGFCIFNDCAVAARVLLGTEEVRRILIVDLDVHQGDGSAACFQHDPRVTTLSVHAASNFPLRKVQGDLDVPLADGTSDDDYLAAIADRLPDALDTIVPDLVLFNAGVDPHRDDRLGRLSLSDEGLNMRDRLVLDACLRRRIPTATVIGGGYDALTPLVQRHAIVVRAAAEQARLFDLP is encoded by the coding sequence TTGCCGCTTCCGGTCGTTTACCACCCGCACTACTCCGCGCCGCTGCCGAGCACCCATCGCTTTCCGATGGCGAAGTTTCGGCTGCTGCATCAACTACTGCTTGAACAGGGAGTGGTGCAGGCCGACCAGGTGCATCGGCCCTTGAGCATCGCGCGCAAGGATCTGGAAAGCGTTCATCCCCGCACCTATCACGAGGCCTTCAGCCGTGATCGCCTGACCCGTCCAGAGCAACGTCGCATCGGGCTTCCGGCCACACGCCCTTTGGTGCAGCGCACCTGGCTCGCCGTGGGCGGCACCCTCTTGACGGCACGGCTCGCTCTGGAGCGAGGCCTGGCCTGCCATCTGGCGGGTGGCACCCACCATGCCCACCCCGGCTTCGGGAGCGGCTTCTGCATCTTCAACGACTGTGCTGTCGCCGCACGGGTGTTGCTGGGAACAGAAGAGGTGCGGCGAATTCTGATCGTGGATCTCGATGTGCACCAAGGGGATGGTTCAGCAGCTTGCTTTCAACACGACCCCAGGGTGACCACTCTTTCGGTGCATGCCGCCAGCAATTTCCCCCTGCGCAAAGTGCAAGGGGATCTCGACGTCCCTCTCGCAGATGGCACCAGCGATGACGACTATCTCGCCGCCATTGCCGACCGGTTGCCCGATGCCCTGGACACCATCGTGCCGGATTTGGTGCTCTTCAACGCAGGCGTCGATCCCCATCGCGATGATCGGCTCGGCCGACTCTCCCTCAGCGATGAGGGATTGAACATGCGAGATCGGCTCGTGCTCGATGCCTGTCTGCGCCGCAGGATTCCAACTGCGACGGTGATCGGCGGCGGCTATGACGCCCTCACGCCCCTGGTGCAGCGTCACGCCATCGTGGTGCGTGCTGCTGCCGAGCAGGCTCGCTTGTTCGACCTTCCATGA
- a CDS encoding DUF3764 family protein, which produces METHVLTFTITKSFAEWVATYDASLPLQKIAGITSLYRGVSKDDPTKVCAVMQAAPGVMEQFIADNTDTIAASGHVIESTVSQVFVAS; this is translated from the coding sequence ATGGAAACCCACGTCCTCACCTTCACCATTACCAAGTCATTTGCTGAATGGGTCGCCACCTATGACGCATCCCTGCCGCTTCAGAAAATCGCTGGCATCACCTCCCTCTACCGGGGAGTCAGCAAGGACGACCCCACCAAGGTCTGCGCGGTGATGCAAGCCGCTCCCGGGGTGATGGAGCAATTCATCGCCGATAACACTGACACGATCGCCGCTTCAGGACATGTGATTGAAAGCACCGTGAGTCAGGTTTTCGTCGCCAGCTGA
- a CDS encoding putative 2OG-Fe(II) oxygenase has protein sequence MDVLDLFPRSILRGTLPDPLLQQLTALSESVLAHPDSSPDASSKLAGQLRQQRELRPDQPGVQELSNDHLLPACDRWIRHVMDRQPPQGRGPWVPGRYRLQMIDLWLNCQTAGDYNPTHTHGGSFSGVIFLKVPPQINANSFDGQLCFHGPEDWHIQSFRTGMAHYVLPVPGEFYVFPAWQPHSVMPFRGDGERWSLAFNVVAAPGVAPTAMQQPAPQQQPLGNVSLSSQRPTAKGF, from the coding sequence GTGGACGTTCTCGATCTGTTTCCCCGTTCCATCCTTCGGGGCACCCTGCCGGATCCCCTACTCCAGCAGCTGACTGCGCTGAGCGAAAGCGTTCTCGCCCACCCTGATTCCAGCCCCGATGCATCGTCGAAGCTGGCGGGTCAGCTGCGTCAGCAGCGCGAACTAAGGCCTGATCAACCCGGCGTGCAGGAGCTCAGCAACGACCACCTGCTGCCGGCCTGTGATCGCTGGATCCGCCATGTGATGGACCGTCAACCTCCCCAGGGTCGCGGCCCCTGGGTTCCAGGTCGCTACCGCTTGCAGATGATTGATCTCTGGCTCAATTGCCAGACCGCAGGTGACTACAACCCCACCCACACCCATGGCGGCAGCTTTTCAGGAGTGATCTTTCTGAAGGTGCCACCGCAGATCAACGCCAACAGTTTTGATGGCCAACTCTGCTTCCACGGTCCGGAAGACTGGCACATTCAGTCGTTCCGCACCGGCATGGCGCACTATGTGCTGCCAGTCCCCGGTGAGTTCTACGTGTTCCCGGCCTGGCAACCCCATTCCGTGATGCCCTTCCGCGGCGATGGGGAACGCTGGTCGCTGGCCTTCAATGTTGTTGCAGCGCCGGGTGTTGCACCAACAGCAATGCAGCAGCCCGCCCCCCAACAGCAACCTCTGGGCAACGTCTCCCTCTCCAGTCAGCGGCCCACGGCCAAAGGCTTTTGA
- a CDS encoding Fur family transcriptional regulator translates to MTSSSAPAATDITLQQGLHQDGRRLTPQRKRVLELFERIGSGCHLSAEEVHQQLAALEMKVSLATVYRTLRLLADMGLLQELELSEGGRRFELAVDDHRQHHHVVCIRCGRTEEFESEPVLAAGATAAAHVGFQLIESSLNVRAICPKCQG, encoded by the coding sequence GTGACATCGTCCTCCGCACCTGCCGCCACGGACATCACCCTGCAGCAGGGGCTGCATCAGGACGGGCGCCGCCTGACCCCGCAACGCAAACGGGTTCTTGAGCTGTTCGAACGCATTGGGTCGGGCTGCCACCTCAGTGCCGAAGAGGTGCACCAGCAGCTGGCAGCACTTGAGATGAAGGTGTCTCTGGCAACCGTGTATCGCACCCTGCGCTTGCTGGCCGACATGGGTCTGCTCCAGGAGCTGGAGCTCAGTGAAGGGGGTCGACGCTTCGAGCTTGCCGTTGACGATCACCGCCAACATCACCATGTGGTGTGCATCCGCTGCGGCCGCACCGAGGAATTCGAAAGTGAACCCGTGCTGGCAGCAGGAGCTACTGCCGCCGCCCATGTTGGTTTTCAGTTGATTGAGTCGAGCCTGAACGTGCGTGCGATCTGCCCCAAATGTCAGGGGTAG
- a CDS encoding DUF427 domain-containing protein, producing MQPVENVSNYPRPPLIELVSGSVEIWIAGQAIAQDQRYVRVCETFHPPTIYLHPSAFRPGTLHPSTGRPSFCEWKGVASYWDVSAVDGTDRRIRAGWSYSNPTQAFSLLAGWISVYPRRVDTCMLEEEMVLAQPGEFYGGWISPWIQGPFKGDPNHPELI from the coding sequence ATGCAACCCGTTGAAAATGTTTCGAACTATCCCCGTCCTCCCCTGATTGAGCTGGTGTCCGGTTCTGTCGAGATCTGGATTGCAGGACAGGCAATCGCCCAGGATCAGCGCTACGTGCGGGTGTGTGAAACCTTTCACCCGCCCACGATTTATCTGCACCCTTCAGCATTTCGCCCCGGAACGCTCCACCCCTCAACGGGACGGCCTTCGTTCTGTGAATGGAAAGGAGTGGCGTCCTATTGGGATGTGAGTGCTGTTGATGGCACCGATCGCCGTATTCGCGCGGGGTGGAGTTACTCCAATCCAACGCAAGCCTTTTCTCTCTTGGCAGGGTGGATCAGCGTTTATCCCCGCCGCGTTGATACCTGCATGTTGGAAGAAGAGATGGTTCTGGCGCAGCCAGGCGAGTTTTATGGCGGCTGGATCAGCCCATGGATCCAAGGTCCCTTCAAGGGGGATCCCAACCATCCCGAGTTGATTTGA